From the Paraflavitalea soli genome, the window TTATGTATTGCGCACGGCCGAGGTATACCTCATCAGGGCCGAAGCCCGCGCCAAAAAGACCACACCCGATCTGGAGGGCGCTACTGCCGACCTGAATGAAGTAAGGCTCCGCTCAGATATTGCAAAAACGACAGCTACCACCAAAGAGCAGATCATTCTGGCCATTGAAAATGAACGCAGGGTAGAGTTGGCGCTGGAGCCGCACCGTTGGTTCGACCTGGTACGTACCGGCCGTGCACCCGCTGTACTGGGTCTTTCCAATGCCAACAAATACATATTCCCGATACCGGCCGCCGAAATATTGGCCAACCCGGCACTGGTCCAAAACCCGGATTACTAAATTCCAAGGGTGGGTCGCCCTTAAAGGGCGGCTCACCCGGATTCCAAAGTCAGTTCACCCTGGCCTTAACGTCTGTCAGAGTTTACCCGGCCTTAGCGGGGCTGAGCCTGTCGAAGCCGTCTAATGGAGCTTGTAGAAGGCGCTTTCCTGCTCCGTAGGAGCAAAAGCTTTGTAGCATGAATTTGTCTCGTAACACGCGGCCCCTTTAGGGGACGCACCACCGCCCAATCAATCAAATTAAAATCGCATCATATGAGCGAAACAGTTTCATTCAAGGCACCCACTCCCTTTGAACGGTGGTTCCAGCCTGTCAATAGCCGGTTGCAAAAAATAGTGCAGCCCGGTTATGAAGCAAAACCATGGAAGCCGGCCGAGGTCATCCTCTTCCGCTTCTTCTTCCTATTCTTCCTGCTGCTCATCCTGCCCATCGACTGGAAGTTTTACCGGGAAGTATGGGCCATCAACTGGGCACACCTTCATTTCCACGACCTGTTCCGGTTATCCAAATACCAAACCCAGTTCATCGCCCAGGATAAACTGCCCGCCTATGGCATAGGTGTGTTTACCAATTGGGGTATTGCCATCCTGGTAGCCGCTGCCGGTACTGCCCTGTGGACAAAGCTGGATAAGACAAAAAAGGAATACAACGTCCTGTATTATTGGCTGCGTGTAGTGCTTCGCTATAAGCTGGCCATCGTGCTCATTACTTATGGCTTTATCAAGTTGTTTCCCCTGCAAATGCCTTATCCTTCCCTCAGTGATTTGCAAACCAATTACGGGGATTACTTTCCCTGGAAGATCTATTTCCAAACCACCGGCATTGCACCCAAATACCAGTCCTTCCTGGGTTTTGTGGAGATACTCGCTGCCTTCCTGTTATTCAACCGGAAGACTGTTACTTTTGGTGTAGGCCTCATCTTTGGTTTTATAGGCAATGTGGCCGTGGTCAATGGCTTTTATGATGTGGGCGAGCTCATCACCAGCACCTTCATTGTACTCGTAGCATCTTTCC encodes:
- a CDS encoding DoxX family protein, with amino-acid sequence MSETVSFKAPTPFERWFQPVNSRLQKIVQPGYEAKPWKPAEVILFRFFFLFFLLLILPIDWKFYREVWAINWAHLHFHDLFRLSKYQTQFIAQDKLPAYGIGVFTNWGIAILVAAAGTALWTKLDKTKKEYNVLYYWLRVVLRYKLAIVLITYGFIKLFPLQMPYPSLSDLQTNYGDYFPWKIYFQTTGIAPKYQSFLGFVEILAAFLLFNRKTVTFGVGLIFGFIGNVAVVNGFYDVGELITSTFIVLVASFLFIYDIPRLWHFLVQELPTKANKLVPRFSDKKLKAVRTTGRVAFLLFILLFGYKTFDNYTHDPYKVPKTAGLRDSYGFYNVKEFVLNHDTIPYSNTDPNRWQDVIFEKWSTLTIKVNRPVKIDFSSGEKVAEKDIDRNYELAGLAGRHYFYYDADTVNHTLALQNKNIHHRNEKLSLQYAFPNDSTIILNGINENSDSIHVVLNRINKKYMMFEGRRRPVKI